The genomic stretch GTCCAGGTTCTCCTCCATCAGGGCGGTGAATTCGACGTCGAGGATGTCGGGAAAGTTGACGACGAGGAGGTCGTTGACCAGAAAACCCAGGTCCGTGGGGACGAACCTTCCCTTGTTAAGGGTGACGTATCCCTTCTCCCGGATGGTGCTCAGGATGGTGGCATAGGTAGAAGGTCTGCCGATGCCCTTCTCCTCCAGCTCCTTGATGAGGGTCGCCTCGGTGAACCGGGCAGGGGGCTGGGTGAAGTGCTGTTTGGGGAGCAACCCCAACAGGTCGAGCACCTCCCCTTCGGTGAGGGGGGGCAATTTCCCTTCCGCCTCCTCCGCCCCTCCGTCCGAGGCCCCGTTGTCTTCCGATTCGACATAGACCGCCATGAACCCCTGAAAGATCGGAATGCTGCCGGTGGTGGTGAAGATCGCCTCGTCGGCCTGGATCTCGACCGAGGTCTGTTGAAAAACGGCGGAGGCCATCTGGGAAGCGACGAACCGATCCCAAATCAACTTATAGAGGGCATACTCATCGGGGCTGAGATAGGACTTGATCTTTTCGGGTTCGAGCTCCATCGAGGTGGGACGGATGGCCTCATGGGCATCCTGGGCGCCTTTGCGGCTTTTATAAACGTTCGGCTTGGAGGGAAGGTACGATTCACCGTAACGGGCCTGGATCCAGCTCCTCACCTGGTGGATGGCCTCGTTGGAGACCCGGGGAGAATCGGTGCGCATATAGGTGATCAGGCCGATGGTCCCAGCCTCTCCGAGGTCCACGCCCTCGTAGAGCTTCTGGGCCACCCGCATCGTCTTATGGGCGCTGAAGGAGAGTTTCCGAGAGGCCTCTTGCTGGAGCCGGCTCGTGATGAAGGGGGGGAGGGGATGGCGTCTCTTCTCCTGCTGGACGATCTTCGAGACGACAAAGGGGACGGATTCGAGCCGCCGCTTCATGGCCTCGGCTTCTTCCTGATTGGTGAGGGAGACCTTCTTCCCTTTCCATTTCACCAACCGGGCGTCGAAGGGGGTGGGAGAGCCTTTTCCTTTGAGGGTCGCCGTCAGGCTCCAGTATTCCTGGGGCACAAACCCCTCGATCTCCCTCTCCCGCTCGCAGATGATCCGGACGGCAACGGACTGCACCCGCCCCGCGCTCAGCCCCCTTCTCACTGTCTCCCACAGAAGGGGGCTCACCTGATAGCCCACCAGCCGATCCAAGATCCTTCGGGCCTGCTGGGCCTCGTAGAGGGTCTGCTGCAACTTCCCGGGCTTCTTCAGGCCCTCGAGAACCGCCTTCTGCGTGATCTCGTTGAAGAGGACGCGGTGGATATTCTTCCCGTTCTTTCCGATCTCCTCGGCCACATGCCAGGCAATGGCCTCTCCCTCCCGGTCTGGATCCGGGGCAAGATAAATATCGTTCACCTTCTGGCTCGCCCGCTTCAACTCTGCAAGGATCTTCTTCTTGCCCGGGATGACCACATAATGGGGTTGAAAATCCTTTTCGATGTCGACCCCGAGTTCGTCCTCGGGGAGATCCTTCACATGTCCCACGGTTGCCTTAATGATATATTCATCCCCCAAAAATTTCTGAAGGGTCTTCACCTTCGTGGGAGATTCGACCACGATCATTCCTTTAGCCATAGATGCCTCTGACCTTACCTCCGAAAGGGGATGATCTTTTTTTAACCGAAATCGGAAGGTTTTTCATCCCATCTTTCGACTGAAGCATTTCCCGGGCCACTGGAGGACGAGCCCCTTCAATTCCAAGTTCAGGAGGAGGCTCGACACCCGTCCCGGTTCAAGTTGGGTCTCTCGGATGATGGAATCGATATGGAGCGGGGCTTCGGTGAGCACGGCATAGAGGATCCCTTCCTCCTCGCTCAGCTCCGGCCCCTTCGGTTTCATTTCTTCCCGACCCTCCCGTTCCCTGCTCCATTGAGGCAGAATCTCTTCGAGAATATCGTCGCTCGATTCGACCAGCTTGGCGCCCTCTTTGATCAAACGATTCGTCCCACGGCTTCCCTCCGCTCCTACATTTCCGGGGATGGCAAAGACCTCCCTCCCCTGTTCGAGGGCATATTGGGCGGTGATGAGAGAGCCGCTATCCGGCCCGGCCTGGACGACCACCACGCCGAGAGAGAGGCCGCTGATGATGCGGTTCCGTTTCGGGAAATGGCTCCCTTCGGGGGGAGAGCCCATCGGAAACTCCGAAAGAACGGCGCCGTGGTCGATGATCTGCTGGAATAGATTTCGATTCTCCCTCGGATAGATCACGTCCACCCCGCACCCCAGGACGGCCACCGTCCGTCCCCCGCCGGAGATCGCCCCCCAATGGGCCACCGCATCGATCCCCCGGGCCATCCCGCTCACGATGGTCACACCGTGCTGGACGAGTTCCCGGCTGATCTTCTCGGTGATCCATCGGCCGTAAGGGTTCGTCTTGCGGCTTCCCACGATCGAGACCGCCAGTTCATCTTCCTTCTTCAACGTTCCCCTCAGATAAAGGATGGGGGGAGGGTCATAGATAGTCCGGAGCCGGCTCGGGTAATCTTCGTCTCCATAGGTCAAGATCTGTGCCCCGACCTGCTCGGCCAGGGAGAACTCCTTCTTGACCAGCTCTTCCCGGGGACCTCTGCGAATCTCGCTTGCGACCTTCTCCCCAAGGCCCTCGACCTCGAGCAACTCTTTGGTCGAGGCGTGAAAGACCGCCTTCGGGGTCTGGAAACGCTCGAGGAGCCGTTTCATTAAGACGCATCCCACGCCCGGAACCAGGCTGAGCGCCAACCAATAAAATTGGGCTTCGGACATCGCCTCACCTCGAAGACGTCCTGAGGCCGAGGAAGGGAAAGGATCGAATGACAAAAAAAGCCTTGGAGGCCCTGAGGCCCCCAAAGCTCCTTGGACTCCCTCGCTTCTCTTTTTTATTCCCTTAGGCCCTTATCTCCTCGTTTCGATCTCCATCTTCTCTTTGTTATAGGGCTGGATCATATCGCCCTTGTAAATGGCGTCAAAGGCCTCTAAAACCCTCGCCGTGTAAAACCCCCCGTGTTGGTCGATGATCTCGATGTTTCCGGCGATGTTATACTTCCGGGCGATCCTCTTCTGGGTCACCGGGTCCAGGATGAAGTCGGAGGCCCGAAACACGGTGTATTTGTTGCCTATCGCAATCTTCTCCCTGGTGTTGAAAGAGAGGTAGATGACATCCCCTTCGGCCATCAAATTCTTGCCTTCTTTGTTGTCTAAAACGTATCCGATGCCCTTATAATTGAATCCCGCGATGAAGCCTGCTGAGCGAATCTCCGGATAGACCTTCTTCTCCTCGACGGGTTTCTTCTCCTCGACGACTTCGGGCTTCTTCTCCGCGACCGGCGGGGGTTCGACCTTCTTCGCCTCGACGGGTTCGGGTTTCTCTACTTTCTCCTCCTTGATCTCCTTGGGTCTTTCCTCAGGGATCGGTTTGGGTTGCTCTTTCTTGGCCTCTTCGACGGGAGAGAGGCGAATGGGATTTCCGGGATAGATCCAATGGGGGTTCGTGATATAGGGGTTTCGCTGCCACAATTTAGGCCAGAGGAATGGGTCCTTTAGGAACCGTGCGGAGATATCCCAGAGGGTGTCTCCCTTTTTGATGGTGTAGATCCCCTCTGCCTCCTTCTTCTCTTCCGCGAAGGTGGCGGGGGAATTGATTGAAAAAATCGCAACCGTTGCGAGGATGCCCCAAATTATCGAAAACTTCTTCATGCCAACTTCCCCCTTTTTGCCTGAATATGGACGGTGGCTTTAAAATGATGATTCAAATTAGCCCCTTACCGAGGTTTTGTCAAGAGAATTCTTAAGCAATTTTTATACCACGCGGACCTTAAGTGCCCCAACCCTTTAATTTTACAATCAAAAAGCAATTGATTTCCCCTTTTTGGTTGTCCAAAGGCCTTCGATGTGACTAATTTTTTTGCAGTCAATACCCCTTAATGAACAATTTTGGGCCGTTTATAGGAGAGGTCCGCCCCCGACCCTCGAGCCGGTTTTTTACCGATGATGAAGATAGAGGCCCTTGATCACGGCATTAACCAAAGAACAAAGGACCCAATTCTCATCCTTTTCCCGCAGAAAAACCAGACACTCCCTATACCCTTTAAAAAGGGAAAACCCTTTCCATTCGAAGCTTGCGATCTCACGATCCTGAAGGTCTTTGACCACTCCCGACCTCTTGCCTTTTGGACCGAGTCTGGAAGGGGGGCAATAGGCGAAGAGTTCTCCGTGTGCGTCGAGAATCTCCCGCCGCAGGAAAAGAAGTCCTTTCCTTCTCTCCTCGAAAGCAAATTTTAAACCACCATCCGGAGTCAGAAGGCGATAATGGCTGGAGGTCCACCCACGATCTCTCCAGAGCACAAACTTCAATTCGGAATGGGCGTCCAAGAATTCGAGCTCGAGCGAAAAAAGGGTCCGAAACTTCGTCAGCCGAATCAACGCCCTCCCCGGAGCCGAGCCCCTCTCTTTAATTCTGAAAAGGAGCTGGCCGGCTTCATCTATGGCCTCGAAATCGACAGGGGACAAAAAGGCGCTGAGATTTCTGATTAAGAAAAAGGGGACGGTTCTATTTTCCATCTTGGATTTTCTTCGGCCTCCCGATGGGCGGCATCAACTCTTCCACAAACTCTTATATCTCTTCCTCCGATTCGCCTTGTCCTCGGAGAGCTCTCCACAAACCGGATGTTCGTCAATCAAGAGATCCTCCTTCCATAAGCTTAATAACCGATCCACCGATATTCCCCAAACCCTCACGACCCCCGTCCTCACAGGATTGAGCTTCACATATCTTCCCCAGGCTGAAAGATATCGATACTACGATATGAAATGACCGATATGATCATACCCCATCTTGTCATGTAGAAGGTAGGAAAGGTTTATCTCCTCCTGGATCTCTGTTAGGCTCCTCCCTCCTCCTGTGGCTATAAAACCAGATGGACAGGATTTCTCATCAGAAGATAATGGTAGAATTGAAATCGATACTTCTCTTTTTATCGTCCAAGATTCTCAAGATTTTTCTAATGTTCCATATCATCCCTGAAAATATCCTTACGGTTTATTCCCTTTGGCAAGGATGTGTCCCTCGGGGGCTGTCCTTTCCACTCGGGGCACAGGGCGATTCTATGGATCTCCTTATGAAATGTCAAGAAAAATCGAACCGTCCCCTTTGGTCCCTTTTTTTTGCTCCAGACTACCTTTTCGAATCTGTCGCATATGAAGTGAACGAGTACACAAGCTTGATTTTCCTCGATCCTTAGGGTAATAAAACAAATTGGTAACCGGTAGTATCTAACGTTTTTTCTGATGGCGCAGGGTTAGGGAATAAAGGCGCATGTCCCCCACCTGACCGCCCATCGCTCTTTTAACCCACTCCAAATGGCTTGGCTCGAACAATGGGATTTCTCCTGGTCCCGAAAAGAGCCGATTAATCGTATGGAGATAGGAATTTGTTCGAATTCAACTCGAAAGGAGGCGATCATATGTCATTTTTTATTTCATGGAGGAAGGCGGCAGCGCCAACGTTATTGGGGATAACCACCCTATGCGCGATTTTTGCTCTTGCCTCCTCTGGTGAGGGGCAAACCCTAACGGCCGTGATGCATTCCGGTTTGAGGGTCCTCGACCCAATCGTCACCACGGCCCACATCGTCCGGAACCATGGCTACATGATCTACGATACCCTGCTGGGGACGGACGCTCATGGGAAAATCCAGCCTCAAATGGTGGAGAAGTGGACGGTATCCGCCGATGGAAAGACCTATACTTTCACCTTGCGGAGCGGTCTGAAATGGCACGACGGCCTGCCGGTCAAGGCCGAGGATTGCGTGGCATCGATCAAGCGCTTTGCGGAACAGGACAAGATGGGCCAGATCATGATGACCCTGGTGACGGCCATGAAGGTTTTGGATGACCGGACCTTCCAAATCGTGGTCAAGGAGCCGACCGACACCGTGCTGACCGCCTTGGCCAAACCGAGCGGCCTCGTCTGTTTCATGATGCCGAAGCGGATCGCCGAAACCCCTCCCACCACGCCGATCAAGGAACATATCGGCTCGGGCCCCTTTAAATTTGTCTCCGCAGAATTCAAGCCCGGCCTCAAAGCCGTATACGAGAAGAACAAGGACTACGTCCCCCGGAGCGAACCCCCGAGCGGAAGCGCCGGGGGAAAGGTCGTTCATGTGGATCGGGTCGAATGGGTGACCATGCCCGATCACATGACCGCGGTCAACGCCCTCCTGGCCGGAGAGATCGACTACATGGAGTGGGTGCCTTACGACCTCCTGCCCATGGTCGAGGGGAAGAAAGAGATCGTCGTGACGGTGATGGAGAAACAGGGTTTCCAGACGATGCTCCGCTTCAACCATCTCCATCCGCCCTTCAACAATAAGCTCGCCCGTCAGGCGGCCATGTATGCCATCAGCCAGGAAGAGGTTTTGAAGGCCCAGGTGGGTAACCCCAAATACTATCGGACCTGCCCTGCCGTCTTCGGTTGCGGAACGCCTTTCGAAAGCTCCTGGGGCGCGGAGATGGTGGTCGGAGCCAATCTCGAAAAGGCCAGGGAACTCCTGAAAGAGGCCAAGTACGATGGGTCGCCGGTGGTCCTCCTCCAGCCCACGGACGTCTTCACCATTCGGGCCCAACCCTTAGTGATCGCCTCGGCCCTCCGGAAGGTCGGGTTCAACGTCGACATGCAGGCGATGGATTGGATGACGGTGGTGACCCGCCGAGCCAATATGGAACCGCCCGCCAAAGGCGGTTGGAACCTCCACTGCACCAACTGGCTGATCGTCGAGATCATGGACCCCCTGCGATCGCCCATCGCTGCAGCCAACGGTCCGAAGGCCTGGTTCGGCTGGCCCGACGTCCCGAAGATCGAAGAACTCCGTCTGAGATTGGCCCGTACCCTGAAACCGGCGGAACAGAAAAAACTGGTCGAAGAGATCCACAAACTGGTGATCGAAGAAGGGGTCCTCTTGCCGCTCGGGGAATTCTACATTCCGAGCGCCTATCGCTCGACCCTGACGGGCATTGTCGACTCTCCCGTTCCCTTCTTCTGGAACATTAAAAAGGCCGCAAAGTGACCCCATGCTGTCCTACATCGCACGGCGCCTACTCGCCACCATTCCCGTCATGGGAATGGTGGCGGCCATCGTATTCGCCATCCTGAGGCTGACACCTGGCGACCCAGCGGCCATCCTCGCAGGGGACGCAGCGACCCCCCAGCAATTGGAAAGGATACGCAATCAGATGGGGCTGGACCGTCCCATCCACATTCAGTTCCTCCTTTGGTTGGGGCAACTCCTTCGAGGCGATCTGGGGGTCTCCCTCATCTCGGGCACCTCCGTAGGCGGGATGATCGCCGACCGTTTCGGTCCCTCTTTGGCCCTGGCTCTCTCCACGATCCTCTTCACGGTCCTCATCGCGATCCCCTTAGGGGTGATCGCTGCCTGGAGGCAGGGGACCCTTCTCGATCGGGCCGTGATGGCCTTCTCCGTCCTCGGATTTTCGACCCCCGTTTTCGTCACAGGCTACCTGCTGGTTTTTCTCTTTTCCATCAAGTTCGGCTGGTTCCCCGTCCAGGGTTACCGACCTCTCGCTTCTGGGTTCTGGCCCTTTTACCACAGGCTGATCCTGCCGACCCTGGCCCTAAGCACCATCTACATCGCGCTGGTGGCCCGCATCACCCGCACGAGCGTCCTTGAGGTGATGGGAGAGGACTACATCCGGACGGCCAGGGCGAAGGGCGTCAGAGAGAGCGCGGTTCTGATCCGGCATGCCCTTCGCAACGCCGCCGTCCCCATCGCCACCATCGTCGGGATCGGCCTGGCCATGTTGATCAGCGGCGTCGTGGTCACAGAGTCGGTCTTCAATCTCCCTGGACTGGGACGCCTGGTCGTGGAAGCCGTCCTGGCCCGTGATTATCCGGTGATCCAGGGTCTGATTCTGCTCTTCTCTTTGATCTACATCCTGATAAACCTTGCCGTCGACATCCTCTACACCCTTTTCGATCCCAGGATTCGTTACTGACCAGATCCATGTCGGAGAATCTGAAAGAAAGTCGGACAGAAAGAACCTCGAGGGGCCTTCCCGGTCCATCGGAAAACGGTTCGATCCCATCGCCGGAGGGCGAATCCTTTCTCCTCGGACACTTTAAAAGAACGGTCTTGAAAGGGCCCTCCCTTTTGGCTCTTTTGGTGGTTGGGACCATCGGATTAGTGGCCCTCCTCGCCCCCTTTCTGAGCACGAGCGATCCCATCGCCCTCAATCCCGCCCAACGCCTGAAACCACCCTCCTTCGCCCATTGGTTTGGGACAGACTCATACGGTCGAGATATTTACTCCAGGGTCATTTACGGTTCCAGGGTCTCCCTCGTAGTCGGCTTGGGCGCC from Thermodesulfobacteriota bacterium encodes the following:
- the topA gene encoding type I DNA topoisomerase; translated protein: MAKGMIVVESPTKVKTLQKFLGDEYIIKATVGHVKDLPEDELGVDIEKDFQPHYVVIPGKKKILAELKRASQKVNDIYLAPDPDREGEAIAWHVAEEIGKNGKNIHRVLFNEITQKAVLEGLKKPGKLQQTLYEAQQARRILDRLVGYQVSPLLWETVRRGLSAGRVQSVAVRIICEREREIEGFVPQEYWSLTATLKGKGSPTPFDARLVKWKGKKVSLTNQEEAEAMKRRLESVPFVVSKIVQQEKRRHPLPPFITSRLQQEASRKLSFSAHKTMRVAQKLYEGVDLGEAGTIGLITYMRTDSPRVSNEAIHQVRSWIQARYGESYLPSKPNVYKSRKGAQDAHEAIRPTSMELEPEKIKSYLSPDEYALYKLIWDRFVASQMASAVFQQTSVEIQADEAIFTTTGSIPIFQGFMAVYVESEDNGASDGGAEEAEGKLPPLTEGEVLDLLGLLPKQHFTQPPARFTEATLIKELEEKGIGRPSTYATILSTIREKGYVTLNKGRFVPTDLGFLVNDLLVVNFPDILDVEFTALMEENLDKVEEGEKSWIETLKEFYTPFEKDLEMAKLHMRDVKREQIPTDVLCEKCGAKMVRRWGKRGYFLACSNYPKCRFTREVEDNNERVEPEVKCEKCGSPMVMKNGRFGRFLACSNYPACKSTRSIQTGVACPQEGCDGMLVERRTRKGKTFYSCSNYPRCTFALWDRPLGEPCPQCGAPFLVEKQGKMGIEKRCHRTECGYRSSE
- the dprA gene encoding DNA-processing protein DprA, with translation MSEAQFYWLALSLVPGVGCVLMKRLLERFQTPKAVFHASTKELLEVEGLGEKVASEIRRGPREELVKKEFSLAEQVGAQILTYGDEDYPSRLRTIYDPPPILYLRGTLKKEDELAVSIVGSRKTNPYGRWITEKISRELVQHGVTIVSGMARGIDAVAHWGAISGGGRTVAVLGCGVDVIYPRENRNLFQQIIDHGAVLSEFPMGSPPEGSHFPKRNRIISGLSLGVVVVQAGPDSGSLITAQYALEQGREVFAIPGNVGAEGSRGTNRLIKEGAKLVESSDDILEEILPQWSREREGREEMKPKGPELSEEEGILYAVLTEAPLHIDSIIRETQLEPGRVSSLLLNLELKGLVLQWPGKCFSRKMG
- a CDS encoding LysM peptidoglycan-binding domain-containing protein, whose protein sequence is MKKFSIIWGILATVAIFSINSPATFAEEKKEAEGIYTIKKGDTLWDISARFLKDPFLWPKLWQRNPYITNPHWIYPGNPIRLSPVEEAKKEQPKPIPEERPKEIKEEKVEKPEPVEAKKVEPPPVAEKKPEVVEEKKPVEEKKVYPEIRSAGFIAGFNYKGIGYVLDNKEGKNLMAEGDVIYLSFNTREKIAIGNKYTVFRASDFILDPVTQKRIARKYNIAGNIEIIDQHGGFYTARVLEAFDAIYKGDMIQPYNKEKMEIETRR
- a CDS encoding ABC transporter substrate-binding protein yields the protein MHSGLRVLDPIVTTAHIVRNHGYMIYDTLLGTDAHGKIQPQMVEKWTVSADGKTYTFTLRSGLKWHDGLPVKAEDCVASIKRFAEQDKMGQIMMTLVTAMKVLDDRTFQIVVKEPTDTVLTALAKPSGLVCFMMPKRIAETPPTTPIKEHIGSGPFKFVSAEFKPGLKAVYEKNKDYVPRSEPPSGSAGGKVVHVDRVEWVTMPDHMTAVNALLAGEIDYMEWVPYDLLPMVEGKKEIVVTVMEKQGFQTMLRFNHLHPPFNNKLARQAAMYAISQEEVLKAQVGNPKYYRTCPAVFGCGTPFESSWGAEMVVGANLEKARELLKEAKYDGSPVVLLQPTDVFTIRAQPLVIASALRKVGFNVDMQAMDWMTVVTRRANMEPPAKGGWNLHCTNWLIVEIMDPLRSPIAAANGPKAWFGWPDVPKIEELRLRLARTLKPAEQKKLVEEIHKLVIEEGVLLPLGEFYIPSAYRSTLTGIVDSPVPFFWNIKKAAK
- a CDS encoding ABC transporter permease, producing MLSYIARRLLATIPVMGMVAAIVFAILRLTPGDPAAILAGDAATPQQLERIRNQMGLDRPIHIQFLLWLGQLLRGDLGVSLISGTSVGGMIADRFGPSLALALSTILFTVLIAIPLGVIAAWRQGTLLDRAVMAFSVLGFSTPVFVTGYLLVFLFSIKFGWFPVQGYRPLASGFWPFYHRLILPTLALSTIYIALVARITRTSVLEVMGEDYIRTARAKGVRESAVLIRHALRNAAVPIATIVGIGLAMLISGVVVTESVFNLPGLGRLVVEAVLARDYPVIQGLILLFSLIYILINLAVDILYTLFDPRIRY